In the Aeromicrobium fastidiosum genome, CGCCGCGACGGTTGAACTGGGGGTACCTGTTCTTCACACGAGAGGCCGAGCATGAGCACCGTCACCCTGACCCAGGAATCGATCGACGACGTCATCGGCGCCGACGGCATCACGCTGGTCGACTGGTGGGCGTCGTGGTGCGGTCCGTGCCGCCAGTTCGCGCCCGTGTTCGAGGCCGCCAGCGAGAAGCACGACGACGTCGTGTTCGGCAAGATCGACACCGAGGACCAGCAGCAGCTGGCCGCCGCCGCGCAGATCACGTCGATCCCGACCCTGATGGCCTTCCGCGACGGCGTCCTCGTGTTCTCCCAGCCCGGCGCACTGCCGGCGGCCGGGCTCGAGCAGGTCATCCAGGCCGTCCGCGACCTCGACATGGATGACGTCAAGCGTCAGCTGGCCGAGCAGGAAGCTGCCGAGTCCGCGGCCGAGTGAGCCGCAGCCCCGGTGACCCTCAGGCCCACCCGTCGACCGACAGCAGCTCGGACAACGGGCGGGCCGTCGCCCATCCCTGCTCCTCGAGCATGGGCCGGTCGTAGAACGACTCGACCGGCCCGAGACACAGCACCGCGACCGGATCGGCGTCGTCTGGCATGGTCAGCAGCGACCTGAGCTCGTCGGGCTCGAACAGAGACACCCAGCCCATGCCGAGGCCCTCGGCGCGGGCCGCCAGCCAGAGGTTCTGGATGGCGCAGGCTGCCGAGGCGAGGTCCATCCGGGGCATCGTGCGGC is a window encoding:
- the trxA gene encoding thioredoxin, with amino-acid sequence MSTVTLTQESIDDVIGADGITLVDWWASWCGPCRQFAPVFEAASEKHDDVVFGKIDTEDQQQLAAAAQITSIPTLMAFRDGVLVFSQPGALPAAGLEQVIQAVRDLDMDDVKRQLAEQEAAESAAE